In Haematobia irritans isolate KBUSLIRL chromosome 1, ASM5000362v1, whole genome shotgun sequence, a genomic segment contains:
- the LOC142220514 gene encoding prostate-specific antigen-like isoform X3 translates to MEPLKLDGHFQKKIPYNNKKYLEENKRGYAIGRERRNKKMQSNSSEILSQENNKSRNSLLKLIPIHIISNELCRQRKFYHITKNQLCAVAYDSPGPCDGDSGGSLVNRNLTILWGLLSYGRSVCKPYRIYVFTRISPYIEWISETIKNAGS, encoded by the exons ATGGAACCATTAAAACTTGATGGACATTTCCAGAAGAAAATTCCTTATAACAACAAGAAATATTTAGAAGAAAACAAGAGGGGATATGCGATTGGACGAGAGCGGAGGAATAAGAAAATGCAATCGAACAGTTCCGAGATATTATCCCAAGAAAATAACAAATCGAGAAATTCTCTCCTAAAATTAATACCAATTCATATTATATCTAATGAATTATGTCGtcaaagaaaattctatcataTAACCAAAAATCAATTGTGTGCTGTGGCCTATGACTCGCCGGGACCATGTGAT GGAGATTCTGGTGGATCTTTAGTCAATCGTAATTTGACAATACTATGGGGTTTATTATCATATGGCAGATCTGTATGTAAACCATATAGAATTTATGTATTTACGCGAATATCCCCTTATATCGAATGGATCAGTGAAACTATAAAAAATGCTGGATCTTAA
- the LOC142220514 gene encoding transmembrane protease serine 3-like isoform X1 — MVLMLIRKFLGNDIALIKLMEPLKLDGHFQKKIPYNNKKYLEENKRGYAIGRERRNKKMQSNSSEILSQENNKSRNSLLKLIPIHIISNELCRQRKFYHITKNQLCAVAYDSPGPCDGDSGGSLVNRNLTILWGLLSYGRSVCKPYRIYVFTRISPYIEWISETIKNAGS, encoded by the exons GGAAATGATATAGCTTTAATTAAACTTATGGAACCATTAAAACTTGATGGACATTTCCAGAAGAAAATTCCTTATAACAACAAGAAATATTTAGAAGAAAACAAGAGGGGATATGCGATTGGACGAGAGCGGAGGAATAAGAAAATGCAATCGAACAGTTCCGAGATATTATCCCAAGAAAATAACAAATCGAGAAATTCTCTCCTAAAATTAATACCAATTCATATTATATCTAATGAATTATGTCGtcaaagaaaattctatcataTAACCAAAAATCAATTGTGTGCTGTGGCCTATGACTCGCCGGGACCATGTGAT GGAGATTCTGGTGGATCTTTAGTCAATCGTAATTTGACAATACTATGGGGTTTATTATCATATGGCAGATCTGTATGTAAACCATATAGAATTTATGTATTTACGCGAATATCCCCTTATATCGAATGGATCAGTGAAACTATAAAAAATGCTGGATCTTAA
- the LOC142220514 gene encoding transmembrane protease serine 3-like isoform X2 — protein sequence MGNDIALIKLMEPLKLDGHFQKKIPYNNKKYLEENKRGYAIGRERRNKKMQSNSSEILSQENNKSRNSLLKLIPIHIISNELCRQRKFYHITKNQLCAVAYDSPGPCDGDSGGSLVNRNLTILWGLLSYGRSVCKPYRIYVFTRISPYIEWISETIKNAGS from the exons GGAAATGATATAGCTTTAATTAAACTTATGGAACCATTAAAACTTGATGGACATTTCCAGAAGAAAATTCCTTATAACAACAAGAAATATTTAGAAGAAAACAAGAGGGGATATGCGATTGGACGAGAGCGGAGGAATAAGAAAATGCAATCGAACAGTTCCGAGATATTATCCCAAGAAAATAACAAATCGAGAAATTCTCTCCTAAAATTAATACCAATTCATATTATATCTAATGAATTATGTCGtcaaagaaaattctatcataTAACCAAAAATCAATTGTGTGCTGTGGCCTATGACTCGCCGGGACCATGTGAT GGAGATTCTGGTGGATCTTTAGTCAATCGTAATTTGACAATACTATGGGGTTTATTATCATATGGCAGATCTGTATGTAAACCATATAGAATTTATGTATTTACGCGAATATCCCCTTATATCGAATGGATCAGTGAAACTATAAAAAATGCTGGATCTTAA